DNA from Mycobacterium bourgelatii:
GATCCGGCCGCCCCTCGGACCGGTGAAGAGGCGGGCGGAAATCGACCATGATGGTCAATTGGTCACGCAGTTCGTTGGGCACGTTCGTATCACTGGATTTCTGCGACGTTTGGGCCGGCTAGTCGCAGCTGCTGCAAACGCCGGTCACGGACAACTGCATCCCGCAAACGCATATGCGTCCTTCGCGCCGCACGTCGCGGGAGGGCTTGCTGCTGGGGCGGACCCGATTGACAGGATGTTGCACCCACCAGGTGCCCTTCGGCGAATTGACGTTGCTGCCCGCCCCAGCACCAAACAACCGGGCGATCTCTTCTTCAGAGGTGAACCCGGTTGTGTACCCATAGAAAATGTGCAGATCGCGTTGGCCGTCGCGCCTCGATGCGACGACACACTGAGGTGAGCCCGTCGTAGTGGTCCAGTCGTTGTGGGACTCTGATGCCCGAGTGTTCGGGCAGGAAGAATCGACGACGACATGGCAACGAACAAGCGCCGGCGGCACACGCCGGATCAGATCATCCGCAAGCTCGCCGAGGGCAACAAGCTCCTTGGAACCGGGCAGCAACTCAGCGAAGTGTGTCGCCACCTCGAGATCACCGAGTCGACCTGGCATCGCTGGGTCGCCCAGTACGGCGGGATGAAGGCCAGCGACGCCAAACGCCTCAAGGAACTTGAGGCCGAGAACGCCAGGCTCAAGAAGCTGGTCGCCAACCAGGCCCTTGACATCGACATGCTCAAGGAGATCTCGTCGGGAAACTTCTGACCCCGAACCGCAAGCGCAGCGCCGCGGCGATGCTGCGCGAGCGGTTCGGGGTCTCCGAACGGCGGGCGTGCGCGGTGGTCGGCATCCACCGTTCCACCATGCGTCTACAACCACCACCGATCAGCGATGAGGAGGCCCAATTGCGGGCCTGGCTACGCGCGTTCTCCACCCAGCGGCCCCGCTGGGGATGGCGCCGTGCTGCGATCGCGGCACGGCGAGCTGGCTGGAAGGTCAACAACAAGCGCATCCGCCGCCTGTGGCGCGAGGAAGGCCTGCGGGTTCCGCAGCGCCGCAGGAAGAAACGCTTGACCGGCATCGGTGCGCAGGTCGGGGCGATGTGCCCGATCCGCCCGAATGCGATCTGGGCGATGGACTTTCAGTTCGACACCACCGCCGACGGACGAACGTTGAAGATGCTCAACGTAATCGATGAGTTCACCCGCGAAGCCCTGGCGATCGAAGTCGACCGGGCCATCAACGCCGACGGCGTGGTCGACGTCCTTGACCGTCTGGCCCTGATGCATGGGGCACCGGCCTACGTGCGGTTCGACAACGGACCCGAGTTCATCGCCCATGCTGTCAACGACTGGTGCCGCTTCAACGGCACCGGCTCGCTATTCATCGATCCCGGATCCCCCTGGCAGAACGCCTGGATCGAGTCATTCAACGGCCGACTGCGCGACGAGCTACTCAACTCCTGGCGCTTCGACTCCCTGCAAGAAGCCCAAATCATCATCGAAGATTGGAGAATCGACTACAACGCCAACCGGCCTCACTCCGCCCACAATGGGCTCACCCCAGCCGAGTTCGCCCTACAGTGGACCACGACCCACCAACCGCAAGCCGCATAGCGACTGGACCATCAAACGGGTCCCCCTCAACACGGCTTGTCGGGCCTGTCGACAACCCGGTATGAGGTGATGCCGATCTCGGTGGTAAACCTTCGGATGAACTCATGATTGCCCGCCGCAATCCGGGCCTTTGTCAACGCTGCGACGAGAGAGTCGAACGACGGGTCGGGAATGGGGACCTCAGTTCCTCCGTAAGTTGCAGGTCCGGCGTGCTCATGGCTCAGCGTTGATTTCATGGCCTGAGTCGTTTCGGCCGTGCGGTGGGCTCCGGCCACTACGGCTAGATCAGCAAGCACGATCGCGTGATCGGAGATCTTTTTCGTTCGGACCTCGTGAACGTGTCGGACGTCGACGATTTCGTTGCGCAGTGCAGGCGACACGAAGATGTAGTCGAGGCGGAAGCCGTTGTAGTCCTCCGAGACACCGGTGCCCTTGTTCTTGCGCTTCGTATACCAAGTGAATTCTCGTGCGTGTGGGTTGAGGTGGCGCCATGTGTCAACGTACTTTTCCAGCCGTAACACCCGCACATAGTCGGAGAGCGCAAAGGGTGTTCCCTCCGCATCTTCCGGAAGCCCAGTGTTGAAGTCGCCCAACAGGATTGTCTTACCTCCGCTACGTTGTCTGGCGAACCGAATCACTTGGTCCCACATCAATTCCTTGCGCTTCTTGCCTGATATTCCAACGCCATCTGCGCCGAACTTATTGTCGGTGCCGCCCGGTATGTGAACGCACAGCACGCTTATTTTTGAGTCGTCGAGCTCGATTGCTAGCCAGCGCTCTTGGTCTTGGGCGATGGGGTCCTCGATGACCTTGAAGGGCAATTTGGACGCGACGAGGACACTTTTGGCGTTCCCTGCCGAGCAGGTGGTCGCGATGTGTTCAAATCCTCGGTCGACCAGAGAGAGGCGGAGGACTTCCAGGTTTCCGAACGTAACTTCGGTGAGGCCGACGACATCGGGTTGCAACTGTGCAATCTCGTCGACGATTGACGGGATTCGCCTGCCGCCACCGCCTTGGATGTTCCAGGTCAGCAATCGCATCGTGGCCCCTCCACATCTCTACCCGGTCTGCGCGGACGTCCTCAACAACACGTCGATCGCCGGAAAGCTAACATGCGGCGACGACAGTGCAACCCGTCCGGTGTTCCGGTGTGAAGCACGCGTCCGGGACGGCGGCGAAGCCGGCAATGTCGACCAGTTCGACACGCTCACCTTGGATGCCCTCGGCCTCGCGAATTGGTGGATTTCAGCTTCTCGACGCACTGCTGCCCAATGGGTCCAAAGATGCTGAGCGCGCGCTTCGAAAACCGCTATGCACGCGCTGCGCGTCGACAAGAGATGGATGCGACAGACTTCGCTGACAACGCCCTTGAGGCTTGGCAGCACCTCACGCTGCCGTGTGTTAGCGGTGTAAGCCCTTCTGCTCTAGTCATTTTCGAGGCGTTTAACGCGGTGGCGAAAGCATCGACAGCCGTGGTTATGGACTGGGCGGACACGCCAGACGTCTGAAATCGTTGCACACGGGATTCTGCTATGCACTGCGACTACATAGACAGGGAATATCGGCACAAAGATGCCTGGGCGGATGGTGCGAGTCGCCTAGATGCGTATCTGCGTACGGTCCTTTGGGGTTGGAGATCACCGACGAACGTGGCCAGGAGTTCTTTGGGGTTCCGGATGCTGCGGTTGCGGTCAATGATTCGCCCAGTGTTGGTCTCCGCCTTGAAGTTGTTCGAGTTCGGCCCGACTGACTAGCCGTTCTCAGCCACGATGTCGGCGAGTCTTTCGAAGATCAGTCGGCGAAGATGCAGCTCAACCGCGCCATAGCGGATTCTTACAGGATGGCCAGTGTTTCGGCGATGTCTTTGGTCAGCAGATAGAGGTCCAGGTTGGCTGGATCGTCGGCATCGAGTGGTTCGAATCCGAACCGTTGCCACCAGCGGAATGCCTCGACGTTGAGAGCGGTGACCACGACCGCACGACAGGCAGCCTTGATGTTCAGTTC
Protein-coding regions in this window:
- a CDS encoding IS3 family transposase (programmed frameshift), which translates into the protein MATNKRRRHTPDQIIRKLAEGNKLLGTGQQLSEVCRHLEITESTWHRWVAQYGGMKASDAKRLKELEAENARLKKLVANQALDIDMLKEIFVGKLLTPNRKRSAAAMLRERFGVSERRACAVVGIHRSTMRLQPPPISDEEAQLRAWLRAFSTQRPRWGWRRAAIAARRAGWKVNNKRIRRLWREEGLRVPQRRRKKRLTGIGAQVGAMCPIRPNAIWAMDFQFDTTADGRTLKMLNVIDEFTREALAIEVDRAINADGVVDVLDRLALMHGAPAYVRFDNGPEFIAHAVNDWCRFNGTGSLFIDPGSPWQNAWIESFNGRLRDELLNSWRFDSLQEAQIIIEDWRIDYNANRPHSAHNGLTPAEFALQWTTTHQPQAA
- a CDS encoding endonuclease/exonuclease/phosphatase family protein, translated to MRLLTWNIQGGGGRRIPSIVDEIAQLQPDVVGLTEVTFGNLEVLRLSLVDRGFEHIATTCSAGNAKSVLVASKLPFKVIEDPIAQDQERWLAIELDDSKISVLCVHIPGGTDNKFGADGVGISGKKRKELMWDQVIRFARQRSGGKTILLGDFNTGLPEDAEGTPFALSDYVRVLRLEKYVDTWRHLNPHAREFTWYTKRKNKGTGVSEDYNGFRLDYIFVSPALRNEIVDVRHVHEVRTKKISDHAIVLADLAVVAGAHRTAETTQAMKSTLSHEHAGPATYGGTEVPIPDPSFDSLVAALTKARIAAGNHEFIRRFTTEIGITSYRVVDRPDKPC